A part of Aegilops tauschii subsp. strangulata cultivar AL8/78 chromosome 2, Aet v6.0, whole genome shotgun sequence genomic DNA contains:
- the LOC109765916 gene encoding putative pentatricopeptide repeat-containing protein At3g15130: MERRRMLADLLRASARGPDLRGGAQLHGSLTKLGFGSDTMLGNNLIDMYAKCGKLDTAGQVFGGMPERNVVSWTALMVGFLQQGRAGECLRLFGAMRRLSEVPPNEFTLSATLKACGVVGNTGAAVRVHGACVRMGFEGHGVVANSLVLVYSKGGRIGDARQVFDGAAAFRDLVTWNAMISGYAHAGRGRDSLLVFREMQRRGDEACQPDEFTFASLLKACSGLGAAREGTQVHAAMVTRGVSTASNAILAGALLDVYVKCRCLPVAMQVFDRLERKNAIQWTTVIIGHAQEGQVKEALDLFRRFWSSGVRADGHVLSSVVGVFADFALVEQGRQMHCYTVKNPAGMDVSVSNSIVDMYHKCGLTDEAERRFWETPRRNVVSWTAMINGLGKHGHGQEAIDMFEKMRTEGVEPDEVSYLALLSACSHSGLVEECRRYFSMIRQEKRLRPRAEHYACMVDLLGRAGELMEARDLVATMPMEPTVGVWQTLLSACRVHKDVTTAREAGEALLGMDGDNPANYVMLSNIFAEAGEWREHQQVRDAMRRRGLRKQGGCSWVEVGKEAHFFYGGGDTTHPRATDIRRVLRDVESRMREQLGYSAGSSAHAVALHDVDEESRAEGLRAHSERLAVGLWLLHHGEHHHGDGEEEEGRREVIRVYKNLRVCGDCHEFFKGLSRVVGRAMVVRDANRFHRFQDGACSCKDYW; the protein is encoded by the coding sequence ATGGAGCGGCGGAGGATGCTCGCCGACCTCCTCCGGGCGAGCGCGAGGGGCCCGGACCTCCGCGGCGGCGCGCAGCTCCACGGCTCGCTCACCAAGCTCGGCTTCGGGTCGGACACCATGCTGGGCAACAACCTCATCGACATGTACGCCAAGTGCGGGAAACTCGACACGGCCGGCCAGGTGTTCGGCGGAATGCCCGAGAGGAACGTGGTGTCGTGGACGGCCCTCATGGTGGGCTTCCTGCAGCAGGGGCGCGCCGGGGAGTGCCTCCGGCTGTTCGGGGCGATGCGGCGGCTCTCGGAGGTCCCGCCGAACGAGTTCACGCTCTCGGCCACCCTCAAGGCGTGCGGCGTCGTCGGCAACACGGGCGCGGCCGTCCGGGTCCACGGGGCCTGCGTCAGGATGGGGTTCGAGGGGCACGGCGTCGTCGCCAACTCGCTGGTGCTCGTGTACTCCAAGGGCGGGAGGATCGGCGATGCGCGGCAGGTGTTTGATGGCGCTGCTGCGTTCAGGGACCTCGTCACCTGGAACGCCATGATCTCTGGCTACGCGCATGCCGGGCGTGGCAGGGACTCGCTGCTCGTCTTCCGGGAGATGCAGCGGCGAGGAGACGAGGCTTGTCAGCCCGACGAGTTCACCTTCGCCAGCTTGCTGAAAGCCTGCAGCGGGCTAGGGGCGGCTCGAGAGGGCACGCAGGTTCACGCGGCCATGGTGACCAGAGGGGTCTCCACGGCATCCAATGCAATCCTCGCTGGCGCGCTGCTCGATGTGTACGTCAAATGCCGGTGCCTGCCGGTGGCGATGCAGGTGTTCGATCGGTTGGAAAGGAAGAATGCCATCCAGTGGACAACGGTGATCATCGGGCATGCACAAGAAGGGCAGGTGAAGGAAGCATTGGATCTGTTCCGGCGGTTCTGGAGCTCCGGCGTCCGTGCTGATGGGCATGTCCTCTCCAGCGTCGTCGGTGTGTTTGCAGACTTCGCCCTCGTGGAGCAAGGGAGGCAGATGCACTGCTACACGGTGAAGAATCCAGCAGGGATGGACGTGTCAGTATCCAACTCCATCGTGGACATGTACCACAAGTGCGGGCTGACTGACGAGGCAGAGCGGCGGTTCTGGGAGACGCCGAGGAGGAACGTCGTGTCATGGACAGCAATGATCAACGGCCTCGGGAAGCATGGCCATGGTCAAGAGGCCATTGACATGTTCGAGAAAATGCGAACGGAAGGCGTCGAGCCTGACGAGGTGAGCTACCTGGCCCTCCTGTCGGCGTGCAGCCACTCTGGCCTTGTTGAGGAGTGTCGCCGGTATTTCTCGATGATCCGCCAAGAAAAACGGCTGAGGCCGAGGGCTGAGCACTATGCGTGCATGGTAGACCTCCTCGGCCGCGCTGGGGAGCTCATGGAGGCCAGGGACCTTGTTGCGACGATGCCGATGGAGCCCACCGTCGGCGTGTGGCAGACTCTGCTCAGCGCCTGCAGGGTGCACAAGGACGTCACCACAGCCAGGGAGGCGGGCGAGGCCCTCCTGGGCATGGACGGCGACAACCCGGCTAACTACGTGATGCTGTCGAACATCTTCGCCGAGGCTGGCGAGTGGCGGGAGCACCAGCAGGTGCGCGACGCCATGCGGCGCCGGGGCCTGCGGAAGCAGGGTGGGTGCAGCTGGGTGGAGGTCGGCAAGGAGGCACACTTCTTCTACGGTGGCGGCGACACCACCCACCCACGCGCCACCGACATCCGCCGCGTGCTCCGCGACGTGGAGAGCCGGATGAGGGAGCAGCTCGGGTACAGTGCTGGGTCGTCGGCGCATGCGGTGGCGCTGCACGACGTGGACGAGGAGTCGCGCGCCGAGGGCCTGCGGGCGCACAGCGAGCGGCTGGCTGTGGGGCTGTGGCTGCTGCACCATGGTGAGCACCACCATGGCGatggggaggaagaggagggaagGAGGGAGGTGATCAGGGTGTACAAGAACCTGCGggtgtgtggcgactgccacgaGTTCTTCAAGGGGTTGTCGCGGGTGGTGGGGAGGGCGATGGTTGTAAGAGACGCCAACCGGTTCCACAGGTTCCAGGACGGCGCCTGCTCCTGCAAAGACTACTGGTGA